A portion of the Carya illinoinensis cultivar Pawnee chromosome 11, C.illinoinensisPawnee_v1, whole genome shotgun sequence genome contains these proteins:
- the LOC122282995 gene encoding uncharacterized protein LOC122282995 isoform X1: MGNCQAIDAATLVVQHPSGKVDKYYWPVSANEIMKMNPGHYVALLISTTLCPSNNDKEECQVKNNDSNHNSKNQQVRLTRIKLLRPTDTLVLGQVYRLITTQEVMKGLRAKKQAKMKKNYSESAEKPERVVKEKPDSRTVTAASRTSELEKDNHVTTHERQRSRTAVSNTSATARPRTWQPSLQSISEAAS; the protein is encoded by the exons atggGGAATTGTCAAGCCATTGACGCAGCAACATTAGTGGTACAACATCCAAGTGGGAAAGTGGACAAATATTATTGGCCTGTGAGTGCTAATGAGATCATGAAGATGAATCCTGGCCACTATGTTGCTCTTCTCATCTCCACCACCTTATGCCCTTCTAATAATGACAAGGAAGAATGCCAGGTTAAGAATAATGACAGCAACCACAACAGCAAAAACCAGCAGGTTCGTTTGACTAGGATTAAGCTTCTCCGGCCGACAGACACTCTTGTTCTTGGCCAAGTTTATAGACTCATCACCACTCAAG AGGTCATGAAAGGTTTGCGGGCAAAGAAGCAagcaaagatgaagaaaaactATTCAGAATCAGCAGAGAAGCCAGAGAGGGTGGTGAAAGAGAAGCCGGATTCTCGAACAGTCACAGCAGCATCTAGAACATCTGAACTGGAGAAGGACAACCAT GTGACAACACATGAGAGACAACGATCGAGGACAGCAGTATCAAATACCTCTGCAACAGCCAGGCCAAGAACATGGCAACCATCTTTACAAAGCATCTCAGAGGCTGCAAGTTGA
- the LOC122282995 gene encoding uncharacterized protein LOC122282995 isoform X2 — protein sequence MGNCQAIDAATLVVQHPSGKVDKYYWPVSANEIMKMNPGHYVALLISTTLCPSNNDKEECQVKNNDSNHNSKNQQVRLTRIKLLRPTDTLVLGQVYRLITTQEVMKGLRAKKQAKMKKNYSESAEKPERVVKEKPDSRTVTAASRTSELEKDNHTS from the exons atggGGAATTGTCAAGCCATTGACGCAGCAACATTAGTGGTACAACATCCAAGTGGGAAAGTGGACAAATATTATTGGCCTGTGAGTGCTAATGAGATCATGAAGATGAATCCTGGCCACTATGTTGCTCTTCTCATCTCCACCACCTTATGCCCTTCTAATAATGACAAGGAAGAATGCCAGGTTAAGAATAATGACAGCAACCACAACAGCAAAAACCAGCAGGTTCGTTTGACTAGGATTAAGCTTCTCCGGCCGACAGACACTCTTGTTCTTGGCCAAGTTTATAGACTCATCACCACTCAAG AGGTCATGAAAGGTTTGCGGGCAAAGAAGCAagcaaagatgaagaaaaactATTCAGAATCAGCAGAGAAGCCAGAGAGGGTGGTGAAAGAGAAGCCGGATTCTCGAACAGTCACAGCAGCATCTAGAACATCTGAACTGGAGAAGGACAACCAT ACAAGTTGA
- the LOC122282994 gene encoding nucleobase-ascorbate transporter 6: MAGGGGGGGGGKAEEPQPHPPKDQLPYISYCITSPPPWPEAILLGFQHYLVMLGTTVLIPTALVPQMGGGNEEKAKVIQTLLFVAGLNTLQQSLFGTRLPAVIGGSYTFVPTTISIILSGRFSNVTDPIEKFKRTMRAIQGALIVASTLQIVLGFSGLWRNVARFLSPLSVVPLVALVGFGLFELGFPGVAKCVEIGLPELIVLVFISQYMPHVLDRGKHIFDRFAVIFSVVIVWIYAHLLTVGGAYNGAAPKTQASCRTDRAGLISGAPWIRVPYPFQWGAPSFDAGEAFAMMMASFVALVESTGAFIVVSRFGSATMLPPSILSRGVGWQGVGILLSGLFGTVNGSSVSVENAGLLALTRVGSRRVVQISAGFMIFFSILGKFGAVFASIPGPIVAALYCLFFAYVGSGGVSFLQFCNLNSFRTKFILGFSVFMGLSVPQYFNEYTAVNGYGPVHTSARWFNDIVNVPLSSEAFVAGCLAYFLDNTLHRDSAIRKDRGKHWWDKFRTYKGDPRTQEFYSLPFNLNKYFPSV, from the exons ATggcaggaggaggaggaggtggtgggGGTGGAAAAGCAGAGGAGCCACAGCCACACCCACCGAAGGATCAGCTACCCTACATTTCTTACTGCATTACCAGTCCACCTCCATGGC CTGAAGCTATCCTTCTTGGGTTTCAACACTATCTTGTGATGCTTGGCACTACGGTTCTTATCCCCACTGCTCTGGTTCCCCAAATGGGAGGTGGAAAT GAGGAGAAGGCAAAGGTGATCCAAACCCTACTCTTTGTTGCTGGTTTGAACACGTTGCAGCAGTCATTGTTTGGGACTCGACTGCCTGCGGTCATTGGAGGGTCATATACCTTTGTCCCGACCACAATTTCTATCATCCTTTCTGGTCGGTTCAGCAATGTCACAGACCCTATAGAG AAATTTAAGAGGACAATGCGAGCAATCCAGGGTGCTCTTATTGTTGCTTCTACCCTTCAGATTGTCCTAGGCTTCAGTGGCCTGTGGCGCAATGTTGCAAG GTTCTTAAGTCCACTTTCAGTTGTTCCTTTGGTAGCATTGGTTGGATTTGGGCTTTTCGAGTTAGGTTTTCCTGGG GTTGCAAAATGTGTGGAGATTGGGCTGCCAGAGCTTATTGTATTAGTTTTTATTTCACAG TACATGCCCCATGTGCTAGATAGAGGAAAACATATCTTTGACCGGTTTGCAGTCATTTTCTCCGTGGTGATTGTTTGGATCTATGCTCACCTACTCACTGTAGGTGGGGCGTATAATGGCGCAGCACCAAAAACACAAGCAAGCTGTCGTACTGATCGTGCTGGACTTATAAGTGGTGCTCCATG GATACGAGTTCCATATCCCTTTCAATGGGGAGCTCCTTCATTTGATGCTGGTGAAGCCTTTGCCATGATGATGGCTTCTTTTGTTGCTCTTGTAGAG TCCACTGGTGCTTTCATTGTGGTATCAAGGTTTGGAAGTGCGACTATGTTGCCACCTTCCATTCTCAGCCGTGGAGTTGGTTGGCAG GGAGTTGGCATCCTACTTTCTGGGTTATTTGGAACCGTGAATGGGTCCTCAGTGTCTGT AGAGAACGCTGGTCTTTTGGCCTTGACTCGTGTGGGTAGCCGAAGGGTAGTGCAAATATCTGCTGGATTCATGATATTCTTTTCCATTCTTG GGAAATTTGGAGCAGTCTTTGCTTCAATCCCAGGACCCATTGTTGCTGCTCTGTACTGCCTTTTCTTTGCTTACGTGG GTTCGGGGGGCGTTAGCTTTCTTCAGTTCTGCAACCTAAACAGCTTCAGAACAAAGTTCATCTTgggtttctctgtcttcatgGGATTGTCTGTGCCACAGTACTTCAATGAGTACACAGCCGTCAATGGCTATGGTCCGGTCCACACAAGCGCAAGATGG TTCAACGATATTGTGAATGTCCCTCTATCATCAGAAGCTTTTGTTGCGGGCTGCTTGGCGTATTTCCTAGACAACACTCTGCATCGGGATAGCGCAATCCGGAAAGATAGAGGTAAACATTGGTGGGACAAGTTCAGAACCTACAAGGGTGATCCAAGGACTCAGGAGTTTTATTCGCTACCCTTCAATCTGAACAAGTATTTCCCATCTGTATGA
- the LOC122282996 gene encoding LIM domain-containing protein WLIM1-like: MATFAGTTQKCKACEKTVYLVEQLTTDNKVYHKACFRCHHCKGTLKLSNYSSFEGVLYCKPHFDQLFKMTGSLDKSFEGTPKTVRVDRSANQVQTNSRVSSLFGGTKEKCIACNKTVYPIEKVAVDGSAYHKACFRCTHGGCVISPSNYVAHEHRLYCKHHHSQLFKAKGNFSQLDRREEVTVVSQKLPPLDTQEEKVVSENAASE, translated from the exons ATGGCAACATTTGCAGGGACTACCCAGAAGTGCAAGGCATGTGAGAAAACAGTATACTTGGTTGAACAGCTTACTACTGATAACAAGGTGTACCACAAGGCCTGCTTCAGATGCCACCACTGCAAGGGTACCCTTAAG TTAAGTAATTATTCCTCCTTTGAGGGCGTTTTATATTGCAAGCCTCACTTTGATCAACTGTTTAAGATGACTGGCAGCTTGGATAAAAGTTTTGAAG GTACCCCAAAAACTGTTAGAGTTGACAGATCTGCTAATCAG GTCCAGACTAACAGCAGAGTTTCAAGTTTGTTTGGTGGAACCAAAGAAAAGTGCATTGCATGCAATAAAACTGTATACCCAATTGAAAAG GTGGCAGTTGATGGTTCAGCATACCATAAGGCTTGTTTCAGGTGCACTCATGGAGGCTGTGTGATCAGCCCATCAAACTATGTAGCCCACGAGCATCGTCTCTATTGCAAGCACCACCACAGCCAACTATTCAAGGCGAAAGGCAACTTCAGCCAACTTGACAGGCGTGAAGAAGTTACAGTGGTCAGTCAGAAACTCCCCCCACTAGATACGCAAGAAGAAAAAGTGGTATCCGAAAATGCAGCGTCAGAATAG